AGTCCTATTGAAGCAGTAAGGTTGATGCCTTTATATTTATATTCTCTGATTTTCTGGAGAAGTTTTTGTGCAACCTGCAAGCTCCATTTACCTTCAGGATCGTTATCCGATTTTTTCATCAAAATCAGAAATTCCTCCCCTCCGTATCTGATTATTATGTCGTCTTCCCTTAAATTTTCTTTTAAAAGGTTTGCTATCCCTTTTAGTATCTCATCTCCTACCTGATGACCGTAGGTATCATTTATATTTTTGAAAAAGTCTATATCAAGCATTATTACCACATACCTGTTAAGATCAATAACGTCTCTTATGTCCTCAAGGTAGTTTCTATTGTATATGCCCGTTAATGAATCAATGTATGCCCTCTGTTTTAAAATTACATTTCTGTAAAAGTAATAGACAGCCACGATCAGAATTATCAGTATAATACCGCTTGACACTAAAATTCCTTTTTGAACGATGGATATTAAGGATTTGATCTCCTGAAGGGTCTCAAAAGAAAAGTCTGCAATTAGTATGGACTTTATTGTTCCTTTTTGTATGATAGGGACATAGTATGTAATCCCTATAGTTGATACTTCTTTGTGTATCTCTACTTGCGTTTCTTTTTTTCTGAAAACATTTTCCAGTATGGTTTTTTCTTCTCTTAGAGGTGTAAAAAGGAGGTTCACAGGATCTTCCTGTGATTTTGTATCAATTAGGTATCTGTATTTGTTTTCTTCATCTTTGTAAATAAGGAAGATATACTTAAGTCTGCTGGACAAGAAAATAGAAAGGCTTTCTTTAAGCTTTTTCCTGTAATCTGGTTTTCTTAGAACTGTTGTAAGGAAGTCTTCTTCAGGCATGTTTTTCAGTATGGTTCTGGCGACAGTATTTATAACATCTTTTGTGGAGATATCAATAATCCTTTTTTCAAGTCTGTTTTCAAGAACAGGAATAAGGGTATACATGTAAGCGTAAATTAAAAATGACATAATGAGAATGGAAAATAGGTAAATGAATTTTCTCTTTTTGCTGTGAAGATTCATTTTTTACCGACGATATATTTTTTGCTTTCAATGTAATATTTATACTCTTTCGGAAGAATGATGTTAAACTTTTGGAGGTTTTCCCTGAAAAGTATAAGTATAGGTCTGCCGTTTCTCCATGAAAATACACCGATACACAGACTGCAGTTTTTTACAGATACAAAATCAAGGGCTATAGTCGGTTTTATCGCATTAAATTTGCTCGTCTTATTTTTTATAAAAACAAAATCTGCCTTCTGTATGTCTTGTGCAGGTTTTATTGTTGTAAATCTGACAAGGAGGGTAACCTTTTGCCTGCTGACACCGTCAAAATAAACTCTGGGATACCTTTTCCCTGTTATGTCAGTGACAAGTTTTTCAAGTATTTTCATTTCATACTTTACAGACCTGTCTATCTCCTGGGAAACCCCTTTCAAAGCATATAAGAAAACTGAAATCACTATTAGTATTTTTCTCAAAATACTTTCTCTAATGTTATTATTATTCTTCTATAATATGTGCTGAAAGCCCCTTTTTCCCCTAACATATTTAAATAGGCTTCCTTTTCACTCTGGTTCAGGAGATTTTCACCTATCAGTTTAAAATGCCAGTCTGAAGGAAGATTAATCCCTAAAGCAAGCTTCATGTTGAAAGATTCTCTTATTTTCATTCCGTAAGGTTTATAAGACCCCCTGTAGACAACCTCAGAGTAAAGGTTAAACCTGTCAAACTCTCCTCCCAGTCTTAGATATCCCCCCCTTTCAGGAGTAAATTTGTCTTTTCCCACATCTGTTATCCAGTAATTGAGCTGTATGTTT
This DNA window, taken from Persephonella sp., encodes the following:
- a CDS encoding GGDEF and EAL domain-containing protein, with product MSFLIYAYMYTLIPVLENRLEKRIIDISTKDVINTVARTILKNMPEEDFLTTVLRKPDYRKKLKESLSIFLSSRLKYIFLIYKDEENKYRYLIDTKSQEDPVNLLFTPLREEKTILENVFRKKETQVEIHKEVSTIGITYYVPIIQKGTIKSILIADFSFETLQEIKSLISIVQKGILVSSGIILIILIVAVYYFYRNVILKQRAYIDSLTGIYNRNYLEDIRDVIDLNRYVVIMLDIDFFKNINDTYGHQVGDEILKGIANLLKENLREDDIIIRYGGEEFLILMKKSDNDPEGKWSLQVAQKLLQKIREYKYKGINLTASIGLNLDTHKARNLMEAIKKADITLYRAKRHGRDRIEIYKETKDSSKEISLAELKDIIESNQIVCFYQPVVNIKDRSVLYYESLARIKYKDRYLSPISYIDMIKGTFLYFKFTKLIVQYNLDVLRKFPDIILSLNMSPSDFLNDDIIGMLTNVENNVVKRLKLEVLETEDVHNYNTLKKNINKLKKFGYDIVLDDFGAGYVDFYYLTEIDAKYIKVDGSVIKKIPYNQQYYKLTKHLVRFCKDIGKIPIAEFVENEKIHRVLIELGVEYGQGYYFSEPLSIDQTIEKFSH